A window of Castanea sativa cultivar Marrone di Chiusa Pesio chromosome 1, ASM4071231v1 contains these coding sequences:
- the LOC142637993 gene encoding uncharacterized protein LOC142637993 → MILTQLPAGCIVKLASTSSESSPASSSDEINLIYSCWVTFMGLYIANYVAERSLEPGEKYKKNKQTKPDFLDMVPWYSGTSADLYKTVFDLVVSVTVFLGRFDMRILQAAMNQIQVVPKNKKEAQAGIQQGDYLYDHFSKEKELWFDFMADTGDGGNSTYTVARLLAQPHIKTNSGILKRGDLLLIGGDLAYPNPSEFTYERRLFRPFKYALQPPPCHEQGHMGVKKLDEMPPCYEQQRMAVDKSAIPPGMTGLKKDKKRIKKRKQSLPYDGPRCFVIPGNHDWFDGLHTFTRNICHRSWLGGWFMPQKKSYFALQLPMGWWIFGLDLALHGDIDVYQFEFFSKLARNMLALRNIWNFRKENWQFDFIGGIIYFTLVFSMFPQCELDHIFQEDSISGFSRSFFGTVWNAFIFMMDLSYVSLGGATLLLILAIAFVPSKVSSKTRVMIGVLHVSAHLTAALILMLVLELGIETFVRHKLVATSGYHSLYRWHQSMFHRHLPVPIAIQDSIKRWTFGLYPACIKYLMSAFDLPELMAVTRSNICKNGMESISRWGAIIYYASVFLYFWVLSTPAVSLVFGSYLYVCVNWLNLHYDEAFSSLRIADYKAFTRFHIKHNGDLEVFTLAVDKVPEDWELDPEWEGPNSNELSHHRKNPSQWKAADSDQEPLNTVRIIDKFVIPQKPIPESLDDISGSETE, encoded by the exons ATGATACTCACACAACTTCCTGCTGGATGCATAGTCAAA ttagCTAGCACTAGCAGTGAGTCATCACCTGCGAGTTCTTCAGACGAAATCAATCTCATCTACTCATGCTGGGTCACATTTATGGGCCTGTACATTGCCAATTATGTAGCAGAGAGGTCACTTGA ACCAGGTGAAAAATACAAGAAGAATAAGCAAACGAAGCCTGATTTTTTAGATATGGTTCCCTGGTATTCAGG TACATCAGCTGATCTATACAAGACTGTTTTTGACCTCGTGGTATCAGTAACTGTATTCCTAGGTCGCTTTGACATGCGTATATTGCAG GCTGCAATGAATCAAATTCAAGTTGTgccaaaaaataagaaggagGCTCAAGCTGGAATTCAACAAGGAGATTATTTATATGATCATtttagtaaagaaaaagaactatGGTTCGACTTCATGGCTGACACCGGTGATGGTGGGAACTCAACTTATACTGTGGCACGACTACTTGCTCAGCCCCATATTAAAACCAATTCTGGAATCTTAAAACGCGGAGACTTATTACTCATTGGTGGGGATCTTGC gtATCCCAATCCCTCGGAGTTTACATATGAAAGGCGCCTTTTTCGTCCTTTTAAGTATGCACTTCAGCCACCACCCTGTCATGAACAAGGACATATGGGTGTCAagaagcttgatgagatgcctCCCTGTTATGAACAACAACGTATGGCTGTTGACAAGTCCGCAATCCCTCCTGGGATGACTGGGCtgaagaaagacaaaaaaagaatcaaaaaacGAAAACAATCATTGCCATATGATGGACCTCGGTGTTTTGTTATTCCCGGAAACCATG ATTGGTTTGATGGACTTCACACCTTTACGAGAAATATATGTCATAGGAGCTGGTTGGGTGGGTGGTTCATGCCTCAGAAGAAGAGTTATTTCGCCTTGCAACTCCCTATGGGATGGTGGATATTCGGTCTTGATCTTGCACTCCATGGTGATATCGATGTCTACCAATTTGAATTCTTCTCTAAATTAGCTAGGAACATG CTTGCATTAAGAAATATTTGGAATTTCAGAAAGGAAAATTGGCAGTTTGACTTTATTGGTGGCATTATTTACTTTACGCTGGTCTTTTCTATGTTCCCACAG TGTGAGCTTGATCACATTTTCCAGGAAGATTCAATTTCTGGTTTCTCGAGGAGTTTCTTTGGCACGGTGTGGAATGCTTTTATATTCATGATGGATCTCTCTTATGTGTCTCTAGGAGGTGCTACGCTATTGCTAATTCTGGCAATTGCATTTGTACCTTCCAAAGTGTCAAGTAAGACACGCGTTATGATTGGAGTTCTTCATGTTTCTGCTCATCTGACCGCAGCTCTAATTCTTATGTTGGTGCTGGAATTGGGTATTGAGACCTTTGTCCGGCATAAACTTGTAGCAACTTCAG GCTATCACTCTTTATATCGGTGGCACCAATCTATGTTCCATAGGCACCTCCCAGTTCCAATTGCCATTCAAGATAGTATAAAACGATGGACTTTTGGGCTTTATCCGGCATGCATCAAGTATCTCATGTCTGCATTTGATCTACCAGAG CTCATGGCTGTGACAAGAAGCAATATTTGCAAGAATGGGATGGAGTCTATCTCTCGATGGGGTGCAATCATTTATTATGCTTCCGTATTCCTTTATTTCTGGGTCTTGTCAACCCCTGCTGTTTCCCTTGTATTTGGAAGCTACTTATACGTCTGCGTCAATTGGTTGAACTTACACTACGATGAAGCCTTCTCCTCACTTAGGATTGCTGATTACAAGGCATTCACGCGATTTCACATCAAACATAATGGTGATCTTGAAGTTTTCACCCTCGCAGTTGATAAG GTACCAGAGGATTGGGAGCTGGATCCTGAATGGGAGGGGCCGAATTCAAATGAGTTGAGCCACCATAGAAAGAATCCCAGCCAATGGAAAGCTGCTGATTCGGATCAGGAGCCGTTAAACACAGTTAGGATTATTGACAAATTCGTTATTCCACAAAAACCTATTCCTGAATCTCTTGATGATATCAGTGGAAGTGAAACAGAATAA